The Streptomyces sp. M92 nucleotide sequence GTCACGAACGCGCCGGAACCGGAGCCGCCCCTTCGATCATTGCGTTCACAGTCTTCCCACGACCGCCGGACCCCACGGGTTCCTCAGCTGTCGTAGTCCACGGTCAGCTTCTCGGTGACCGGGTAGGACTGGCAGGTCAGGACGTACCCGGCGGCCACCTCCGCGTCCTCCAGGGCGAAGTTGCGGCGCATGTCGGCCCGGCCGTCGGTGACCAGGGCGCGGCAGGTGCCGCAGACGCCGCCCTTGCAGGCGAAGGGCAGGTCGGGACGGGTCTGCTGGGCGCCGTCGAGGATGGTCCGCTCCCGGGACAGGGAGGAGGTGGTGGAGCGGCCGTCCAGCGTGACGACGACCTCGCTGACGGGACCCTGGGGACCGGTCTCCTCGTGCCGGACCTCCCGCACGGGCTCGTCCTCGGCGAAGAACAGCTCCCGGTGGACGCGGTCCGGCGGGACGCCGAGGCCGGCCAGGACCCGCTGGGCGTCGGCGACCATGCCCTGCGGGCCGCACAGCCACCAGTGGTCCGCCCGCTCCACGTCGACCAGGGAGTCGACGAGCGCCGCCAGCCGACCGGCGTCCAGGCGTCCGGAGAGCACCTCGGCCTCGCGGGGTTCGCGGGAGAGCACGTGGGCGAGGTGGAAGCGGGTGGGGTACAGATCCTTCAGGTCCGCCAGTTCGTCGGCGAACATCACCGTGCCGGTGCGGCGGTTGCCGTAGAAGAGGGTGACCGTCGAGCGGTCGTCGGCGGCCAGCACCGACTCGGCGATGGACATCATGGGTGTGACGCCCGAGCCGGCCGCGACCAGCACGTGGTGGCCGGGGGTCGACAGGTCGGGCGTGAAGAGGCCGGTGGGGGCCATCACCTCCACGGTGTCGCCCGGCCGCACCTCGTTCACCAGCCACGACGAGAACAGGCCGCCGGGGACCACCCGGACGCCGATGCGCGGGACGGAGCCGGCGGGCGAGCAGATCGAGTACGAGCGGCGCTCGTCCCGGCCGTCGACCTCGCGGCGCAGGGTCAGCGACTGGCCGGGCGCGAAGGCGAACTCCTCGGCCAGCCCGTCCGGGACCTCGAAGCTCACGGCCGCCGCGTCCGCGCACAGCCGCTCGACGGCGGCGACGCGCAGACGGTGGAAGGCCAGGCGGCGTCGCGTGCGTACCGCCGGTGCGGCGGCGGACGCCGAGGCGGGGGCGGTCGGGGCCATCAGATCTCCTTGACGTGCTCGAACGGCTCGCGGCAGGCCCGGCAGCGCCACAGCGCCTTGCAGGACGTGGCGGC carries:
- the paaE gene encoding 1,2-phenylacetyl-CoA epoxidase subunit PaaE encodes the protein MAPTAPASASAAAPAVRTRRRLAFHRLRVAAVERLCADAAAVSFEVPDGLAEEFAFAPGQSLTLRREVDGRDERRSYSICSPAGSVPRIGVRVVPGGLFSSWLVNEVRPGDTVEVMAPTGLFTPDLSTPGHHVLVAAGSGVTPMMSIAESVLAADDRSTVTLFYGNRRTGTVMFADELADLKDLYPTRFHLAHVLSREPREAEVLSGRLDAGRLAALVDSLVDVERADHWWLCGPQGMVADAQRVLAGLGVPPDRVHRELFFAEDEPVREVRHEETGPQGPVSEVVVTLDGRSTTSSLSRERTILDGAQQTRPDLPFACKGGVCGTCRALVTDGRADMRRNFALEDAEVAAGYVLTCQSYPVTEKLTVDYDS